A part of Mycteria americana isolate JAX WOST 10 ecotype Jacksonville Zoo and Gardens chromosome 28, USCA_MyAme_1.0, whole genome shotgun sequence genomic DNA contains:
- the CHCHD5 gene encoding coiled-coil-helix-coiled-coil-helix domain-containing protein 5 codes for MQAALEITARYCRSEMEQYGRCVAASPASWQRDCHRLRLSMSRCAAAHPIVQQIRQDCAEPFAAFEQCLKENQASVMNCSDHVNAFLLCADQVKLST; via the exons AT GCAGGCGGCCCTGGAGATCACGGCACGCTACTGCCGCAGCGAGATGGAGCAGTACGGGCGGTGCGTGGCCGCCAGTCCGGCCTCCTGGCAGCGCGACTGTCACCGGCTCCGCCTCAGCATGTCCCGCTGCGCCGCCGCCCA CCCGATCGTGCAGCAGATTCGCCAGGACTGCGCGGAGCCGTTCGCCGCCTTCGAGCAGTGCCTGAAGGAGAACCAAGCCTCCGTCATGAACTGCAGCGACCACGTCAACGCCTTCCTGCTCTGCGCTGACCAGGTGAAGCTCTCCACGTGA